GCCCTGTTCCTGATTCTGGACACCATGACCAAGCTGATGGCCCCCATCCTGTGCTTCACCTGCGATGAGATCTGGCTCTCTATGCCCCACCGCAGCGGCGACGATGGTCGGAACGTGGTGTTCAACGACATGAACAAGCCCTTCACCGACTACGCCCTGGATGAGACCGCCATGGAGAAGTGGTCCGCCGTGGAAAAGCTGCGCGACGACGTGAACGCCGTGCTGGAGGCCGCCCGGGCCGAGAAGAAAATCGGCAAGGCCCTGGAGGCCCACGTGGCCCTCCACGCTGGGGACGACGCGGCGTCTGCCGCCCTGGTGCAGGTGATGGGCCTGAACCTGGCAGAGCTCTTCATCGTCTCCGACTGCCAGGTCTCCAGTGCGGAGCCCGATGCCGCCTCCACTGTGGGCCAGGGTGCCAACTTCCCCGGCCTCACCGTGGAAGTCAGCGAGGCCAGAGGCGACAAGTGCGAGCGGTGCTGGATGCACAGCCCCACTGTGGGCGCCGACGCGGATCACCCCACCCTCTGCGCCCGCTGCGCCGCCGTGGTGCGGAAACTCCCCCAGTTCTGACCATCCGAAAACAGCAGTCAAAAAGGTCCCGGCCATTGGCCGGGACCTTTTTCCATGTCGATTCAATTCCCCCGGGCACGTTCCTTTTTCAGCTTCCGGATATCCTCTCCCGCAAAGGGCAGCAGGGTATATTCCCCTTCAATCCGGGAGGCGATCTGGGGCGTGTACCGCCGGGCCAGCTCTCCCGGCGTCAGGTTTGTGCTGATGATGGTGGAGCGGCGCTCCATCTGGCGGGTGTTGACAATCTGGTACAGGGCGCTCTGAACGAAGGATGTGGTCATCTCGGATCCCAGATCGTCCAGAATCAGCAGATCGCAGTTCAGCACCCGCTCCACGTGGTCGTCGGCCTCCTCTTCCCGGGTGAACTTCTGCTGCTCGAATTGTGCAAAGATGTGGCCCGCGGTGTCATAAACCACCGAATGCCCCTTCTCGCTGACCTCCCGGGCAATGGCGGCGGAGAGGTGGGTCTTTCCCAGTCCGGGTGCGCCGAAGAGCAGGAGGTTCGCCGGGCGCTTGCCGAACTGGTGGGCAAAATCCGCGCAGATGTCGTAGATCATCTCCATGTGCTGCCGGACGGTGATGCCGATGTTCGGGTCATAGCGGTCCGGGTACCAGTCTGTGGAGAAGGTGTCAAAGCTCTGGTGCCCCAGGTCCAGCATCCGGGACAGCTCCTTCTGCTGCTCCCGGGCGTAATAGCCCCGCAGGCAGCGGCACACCCGGCCGTTGCGGTAGCCCGTGTCCCCGCAGAGGGCGCAGGCGGGCGTCTCCTCCAGAGCATCCTCCGGCAGGCCCATCTTCTGCAGAAGCTCCCGCTTCTCTGCCTGGAGGCTCAGATTTTCATCCCGCAGCACTGCCACCGCGGACCGGGGGTCCGTGCCGTGGCGGAGCGCACTGGTGATGATGCGGCTCATGGTGGAGCGAAGCTCCCCGTCGATCTCCCGCAGGCGGGGCTGGCGGGCAAAAATCCGTTCCCGCCGCTCCTGATACTGGGCCTGCCGCCTCTGGCGGTCCTCCTCGAACCGCTGGAGGGCCAAGCGCATCACCTTTCCGTCATACGCCACCGCTCATCACCTCCTGTTCCGATGCAGCTCCTGCATATATCTGCGCATCTCCGTCTCCGTGTCCCTGGGGGACTGCTGGTCCCCCCTGCGGGCCGCCGGGCGGTCCCCCGCCTGAATCTCCTCCACCGTGTGGAGGCCCGCCTCGTTCCACTTCTTCAAAATGCCGTTGCAATAGGCCCACTTCAGCTCATGGCACTTCAGCACCGTTTTGTCATAGGCCAGGGCCACGGCCTCCGGGCCAAAGCCCATCTCCTGCCAGGCGAGGATGTACTTCTCCTCCGAAGGCGCGGGGGCCGGTCCCCCAGCTGCAGCGCCTTCATATACTGGGGCAGGACCCCCTGGCGCTGGGCATAGGTCCGGAGATAGGCATCCGCCGCCGCCTGGGTGTCGATCCCCATGCGGGCCCAGGCGTAGCCCTCCTTTTCGATCTGCTTCATGCCGGGGCGGCGGCCCTCGCCGAATCGGCGCTGCACCCGCTCTACACAGTGGCACACCAGCAGATAGACCACGCCTTCCGGCAGGCCCAGATAGTCCGTCAGTCCCAGCAGGATCCCCACGTCCGGGGTGGTCAGCTTTTTGCCCAGCTTCACCTCCACCTGCCGGGTGAGGGCCTGGAACGCCTTGCTGTGCTCCAGCCGCTCCGCCACGTCGGCGCGCTGATAGACGGGCCGCTCCTCCGCCGGGGCGGGCGGCGTCTCCGCGGGGGCCACCAGGCCCAGCTCCCGCAGGGCGGTCTCCGCCGCCTCGATGCGGCCGCGGTCCCACCGCAGCTCCCCGGCCAGGGACCGGGGCGGTACCGTGCCCTGCCGCCGCAGCAGCGCCAGATACAGCAGCGCCGCATCCCCGTCGCCCCGGTCCAGCAGCCGCTTCACCGTGGCCGCGGACAGGGTGACGCTCTCATCCCCGGTATGTACCAGACAGCTGGGCATCCTCCGCTCCTCCCCTCTTTTTGAACTTCCCCTATTCTACACGATTTTCCCCGGCAGGACAAGCCCCGGCGGAAAAAGTCCGCACCTGCCCCAGCTTCTGGCGGAAATGTGAATTTTTTTAAAACCTCCCGTTTTTCTGTGGCGCTGTCTTTTTTCCTATGATATACTATAATTTATGATAATGGGCGGCATCTGCCCTGCCGCTGATCAATCTACCGACGAGGGGGAAGTTGTTTATGGCAAATCGCGTGGTCATCAACATCTGCGGGGAGGAGCTCACCTTCATTGCGGAGGAGTCCTCTTCTTACATGCAGCGGGTGGGCGCCTACGTCAATGATAAAATGGCGGAGGTCCTGGACAGCTCCAAAGTGGGCCGCACGGATGCCGCCGTCCTCACCGCCGTCAACATTGCCGACGAGCTCTTCAAGGCCCAGGCCGCGGCGGAGCAGCTCCGGGGCCAGATCAAGGGGTATCTGGACGAGGCCGGCAGGGCCCAGAGCGAGGCCAGCGAGCTGAAGCGGGAGGTCTTCCGCCTCCAGCAGAAGCTGGACGCCCAGGCCCGGAAGGACCGGGGATGAGGCCGGAGCTGCTGGCCCCCGCCGGTTCGCCGGAGGCTCTGCGGGCGGCGGTCCAGAACGGCGCGGACGCGGTGTACCTGGGCTGGGGCGCCTTCAACGCCCGTAGGGGCGCGAAAAATTTTTCTGATGAGGAGTTCGCCGCCGCCCTGGCCTACTGCCACGAGCGGGGGGTCCGGGTCTTTCTGACGCTGAACACCCTGGTGACGGACCGGGAGCTGCCCCAGGCGCTGGAGACAGCCGTTCAGGCCGGCCGCCTGGGGGTGGACGCGGTGCTGGTGCAGGACTGGGGGCTGTTCGGCCTGCTGCGCCGGACGCTGCCGGATCTGCCCCTCCACGCCAGCACCCAGATGAGCCTGTTCACCTCCGGCGGTGCCCGGGAGATCGCCGCCGACGGCTGCGAGCGGGTGGTCATTGCCCGGGAGTGTTCGGCGGAGGACACCCGTACGATCTGTGAAAACTGCCCTGTGGAAGTGGAGGTCTTTGCCCACGGGGCGCTGTGCATGTGCTACTCCGGCCAGTGCGGGATGAGCGCCCTGATCGGGGGCCGCTCCGGAAACCGGGGCCGCTGCGCCCAGCCCTGCCGCCTGCCCTACGGGGTTAACGCCCCCGCCAAAAAGGCATATCCCCTGAGCCTGAAAGACAGCTGTCTGGCCGGACGGCTGGAGGAGATGGGGGCCATGGGCGTATCCTGCGTGAAGCTGGAGGGCCGCATGAAGCGGCCGGAGTATGTGGCCGTCATCACCCGCATCTACGCCCGCCTGCTGGAGGAGGGCCGTGGTCCCACCGCCGACGAGCGGGCGGAGCTGGAGCAGGCCTTCTCCCGGTCCGGCTTCACCGACTGGTACTGGCAGGGCAAACACGGCGCTGCCATGTTCGGGACCCGTCCGGAGAACGCTCCGGACCCCAAGGACCTCTTTGAGGAGGCCCGCCGGGCCTATGAACGGGACAGCCTGCGGACGGTGCCGGTGGATCTCTCCTGCTCCGTTTCCGCGGGGGTGCCCTGCACCCTGACTGTGTCGGACCGGGACGGCCACAGCGTCACGGTCACCGGCCCGGTGCCGGAGGCCGCCCGGACCCGGGCCCTGGATGGACTGGAGCTGGAAGCCCGCCTCCGCAAGACCGGCGGCACCGCCTACCGCTGCGACACCGTGGTCACCCTGGTAGATGAGGGGCTGTCCCTCTCCGCCAGTGCCGTCAATGCCCTGCGGCGGGATGCGCTGGCGGCTCTCACCGCCGCCCGCACTGCGCCGCCCAAGCGCCGGGAGCTGCCGGTGCCGCCCCTGCCGGAGGCCGACTGCACAGCGGAGGCGCCCCGGCTCACCATTTCCGTGACCCGGCTGGAGCAGCTCTCCCCCGCCCTGCTGGAGCTGGGCTGCCCGGCCCGGGTCTATATCCCGCTGGAAGAGGTCTCCCGGCTGGAATCTCTCCCGGGAGAAGGCCCGGAGTGGTGCGCCGTTCTGCCCCGGGTCTGGCGGGACCGGGACGAGCCTGCGCTCCGCACCTTGCTGGAGCGGGCCCGGGCTCTGGGCTTTACCGGTGTTCTGATCGGAAATCTGGGCCATCTGCCCCTGGTGCGGGGCCTGGACTTCCATCTCTACGGCGATTACGGCCTGAATGTGTTCAATTCCCGGTCCCTGGCCTATCTGAAGGACAAGGAGCTGGAGAGCGCCTGCGTGTCCTTTGAGCTGCGGTTCGCCCAGATCCGGGATCTGAAAAAGGTGCTGCGGGCGGAGGCCATTGTCTACGGCCGCCTGCCCCTGATGATTACGGAGAACTGCCTGGTGCAGAACGAGACCGGCTGCCGCCTGGACCGGCAGGGCCTTTGTGTCCCGGAGGACGGCCCCTGCCGCTGCGGCCAGCCCAATGTTCTGGTCGACCGCACCGGCGCCGCTTTTCCCCTGCTACCCGCCTACGGCCACCGGACGGAAATCCAGAACAGCAAGCCGCTGTATCTGGCGGACCGGCCGGAGCACCGCAGGCTGGGACTGGCCTATGCCCGTCTCCGCTTCACCACGGAGACAGCGGAGGAGTGCGTGTCCGTCGTGCAAAACTATCTGGATGCCGCGCCCGCCGCGGGGGATTTCACCCGGGGGCTTTACGAACGGGGAGTTGAATAATCAAATGGCAGCCTGTATAGATACCCGCTGGTTTTGGACCCTTTTGATCCTTACCCTCTGCGGAGAGTTT
This DNA window, taken from Dysosmobacter welbionis, encodes the following:
- a CDS encoding U32 family peptidase, which gives rise to MRPELLAPAGSPEALRAAVQNGADAVYLGWGAFNARRGAKNFSDEEFAAALAYCHERGVRVFLTLNTLVTDRELPQALETAVQAGRLGVDAVLVQDWGLFGLLRRTLPDLPLHASTQMSLFTSGGAREIAADGCERVVIARECSAEDTRTICENCPVEVEVFAHGALCMCYSGQCGMSALIGGRSGNRGRCAQPCRLPYGVNAPAKKAYPLSLKDSCLAGRLEEMGAMGVSCVKLEGRMKRPEYVAVITRIYARLLEEGRGPTADERAELEQAFSRSGFTDWYWQGKHGAAMFGTRPENAPDPKDLFEEARRAYERDSLRTVPVDLSCSVSAGVPCTLTVSDRDGHSVTVTGPVPEAARTRALDGLELEARLRKTGGTAYRCDTVVTLVDEGLSLSASAVNALRRDALAALTAARTAPPKRRELPVPPLPEADCTAEAPRLTISVTRLEQLSPALLELGCPARVYIPLEEVSRLESLPGEGPEWCAVLPRVWRDRDEPALRTLLERARALGFTGVLIGNLGHLPLVRGLDFHLYGDYGLNVFNSRSLAYLKDKELESACVSFELRFAQIRDLKKVLRAEAIVYGRLPLMITENCLVQNETGCRLDRQGLCVPEDGPCRCGQPNVLVDRTGAAFPLLPAYGHRTEIQNSKPLYLADRPEHRRLGLAYARLRFTTETAEECVSVVQNYLDAAPAAGDFTRGLYERGVE
- a CDS encoding ATP-binding protein, whose translation is MAYDGKVMRLALQRFEEDRQRRQAQYQERRERIFARQPRLREIDGELRSTMSRIITSALRHGTDPRSAVAVLRDENLSLQAEKRELLQKMGLPEDALEETPACALCGDTGYRNGRVCRCLRGYYAREQQKELSRMLDLGHQSFDTFSTDWYPDRYDPNIGITVRQHMEMIYDICADFAHQFGKRPANLLLFGAPGLGKTHLSAAIAREVSEKGHSVVYDTAGHIFAQFEQQKFTREEEADDHVERVLNCDLLILDDLGSEMTTSFVQSALYQIVNTRQMERRSTIISTNLTPGELARRYTPQIASRIEGEYTLLPFAGEDIRKLKKERARGN
- a CDS encoding DnaD domain protein, whose amino-acid sequence is MPSCLVHTGDESVTLSAATVKRLLDRGDGDAALLYLALLRRQGTVPPRSLAGELRWDRGRIEAAETALRELGLVAPAETPPAPAEERPVYQRADVAERLEHSKAFQALTRQVEVKLGKKLTTPDVGILLGLTDYLGLPEGVVYLLVCHCVERVQRRFGEGRRPGMKQIEKEGYAWARMGIDTQAAADAYLRTYAQRQGVLPQYMKALQLGDRPPRLRRRSTSSPGRRWALARRPWPWPMTKRC
- a CDS encoding DnaD domain protein, whose product is MGFGPEAVALAYDKTVLKCHELKWAYCNGILKKWNEAGLHTVEEIQAGDRPAARRGDQQSPRDTETEMRRYMQELHRNRR
- a CDS encoding cell division protein ZapA; the protein is MANRVVINICGEELTFIAEESSSYMQRVGAYVNDKMAEVLDSSKVGRTDAAVLTAVNIADELFKAQAAAEQLRGQIKGYLDEAGRAQSEASELKREVFRLQQKLDAQARKDRG